The following proteins come from a genomic window of Streptomyces sp. NBC_01716:
- a CDS encoding ABC transporter substrate-binding protein encodes MTKTREYGRSRLLRLAATTTATAALLAACTTTSGGDDDNAGGSGGSGEVTAAGTYPIESLDPHGAQGASTGTQLAGQEIFSRLVKPDPDGTLKGDLATSWKPDGDVTAWTFTLRDGVTFSDGSPLDADDVVASFQRMISLNGPNAGNFTGSTMKKTSATEVVLSTPAPDASVPGKLGTFYVIPSGVGEDDTAFFNDPVGSGPFTVDGFTPGESLVLVPNKEFRGEKPAPGRVTVRNIPELSARMTALRTGEVDIVWGIPDDQLASLESEKDLTVRTVPSSAEFTMWFNSSTPALKDAKVRKAIWQAVDFRTIISELYPETGKPADAPVTGVVLGHVPQPPVAHDATAAKAALTAAGFDFSKKLRLQFANAEFRPFIQAVVSDLKEVGVLAEPLEKEQATFTEDLIALKWDINFQQLATPSYDAASNLGRLYTCEANRNGYCNKELDGLLAAAGATADKERRTDLYGQASAIIWRDAVGMYPMSVSIAYAWNSDLTGFVPDASGLPDFATVGSGGS; translated from the coding sequence ATGACCAAGACGCGTGAGTACGGCCGGAGTCGGCTGCTTCGGCTCGCCGCCACCACTACGGCGACCGCGGCGCTCCTCGCCGCCTGCACGACGACATCGGGCGGCGACGACGACAACGCAGGCGGCTCCGGCGGCTCGGGCGAGGTGACGGCCGCCGGCACCTACCCGATCGAGAGCCTGGACCCGCACGGTGCCCAAGGCGCCTCCACGGGAACGCAGTTGGCCGGGCAGGAGATCTTCAGCAGGCTCGTGAAACCCGACCCGGACGGCACACTCAAGGGCGACCTCGCCACCTCCTGGAAGCCCGACGGAGACGTCACGGCCTGGACGTTCACGCTGCGCGACGGGGTGACGTTCTCCGACGGCTCCCCGCTCGACGCGGACGACGTGGTCGCGTCCTTCCAGCGGATGATCAGCCTGAACGGCCCCAACGCGGGCAACTTCACGGGCTCCACGATGAAGAAGACCTCGGCCACCGAAGTGGTGCTCAGCACCCCGGCGCCCGACGCGTCCGTCCCCGGCAAGCTCGGCACCTTCTACGTCATCCCCTCTGGCGTCGGTGAGGACGACACCGCCTTCTTCAACGACCCAGTGGGTTCGGGCCCGTTCACCGTCGACGGGTTCACCCCGGGTGAGTCGCTGGTCCTGGTGCCCAACAAGGAGTTCCGGGGCGAGAAGCCCGCGCCGGGCCGGGTCACCGTACGGAACATCCCCGAGCTGTCGGCGCGCATGACCGCCCTGCGCACGGGCGAGGTCGACATCGTCTGGGGCATCCCCGACGACCAACTGGCCTCGCTGGAGAGCGAGAAGGACCTGACGGTGCGGACGGTCCCGAGCAGCGCCGAGTTCACCATGTGGTTCAACTCGTCGACGCCCGCGCTCAAGGACGCCAAAGTACGCAAGGCGATCTGGCAGGCGGTCGACTTCAGGACCATCATCAGCGAGCTCTACCCCGAGACCGGCAAGCCGGCCGACGCGCCCGTGACCGGCGTCGTCCTCGGCCATGTGCCGCAGCCGCCCGTGGCCCACGACGCGACAGCCGCCAAGGCTGCCCTCACCGCCGCCGGCTTCGACTTCTCGAAGAAGCTCCGCCTCCAGTTCGCCAACGCCGAGTTCCGGCCCTTCATCCAGGCCGTCGTCTCGGACCTGAAGGAGGTCGGCGTACTGGCGGAGCCGCTGGAGAAGGAGCAGGCCACCTTCACGGAGGACCTGATCGCGCTCAAGTGGGACATCAACTTCCAGCAGCTGGCCACCCCCAGCTACGACGCGGCCAGCAACCTCGGCCGCCTCTACACCTGTGAGGCCAACCGGAACGGCTACTGCAACAAGGAGTTGGACGGTCTGCTGGCGGCGGCGGGAGCGACGGCCGACAAGGAGAGGCGCACCGACCTCTACGGACAGGCGAGCGCGATCATCTGGCGGGACGCCGTCGGGATGTACCCGATGTCGGTGAGCATCGCGTACGCCTGGAACAGCGACCTGACGGGCTTCGTCCCCGACGCCAGCGGCCTGCCGGACTTCGCCACCGTAGGGAGCGGTGGCTCGTGA
- a CDS encoding ABC transporter permease has protein sequence MADIAAVPGKPLTAPPRSRRRPLSRIPYLVVGLYLLVALLGPLVIDYDPVHTSLEDRLLSPGSETSTGGTAWFGTDGLGRDVLAQIVHGARTSVLIGVSTVAISCLFGVVLGAVAGYFRGGVDAVLARVFDILLAFPAILLAIVIAGAFERSVLLVVVALSATGWITFARVTRGVALSIRERPWVDAARVLGVPGRTILARHVLPFTAGPIVALATLEFALVVLAEAGLSFLGIGLPPSTVSWGQTIANGKEHLDPQWWISTLPGIALSLLIINVGILGDQLTARYRRGRTD, from the coding sequence ATGGCCGACATCGCCGCCGTTCCCGGGAAGCCGCTCACGGCCCCGCCGCGTTCGCGGCGCCGGCCGCTCTCCCGTATCCCGTATCTGGTCGTGGGCCTCTATCTGCTCGTCGCCCTTCTCGGACCGCTGGTGATCGATTACGACCCGGTGCACACGTCTCTGGAGGACCGGCTGCTCTCTCCCGGCTCCGAGACGTCCACCGGAGGCACGGCCTGGTTCGGCACGGACGGGCTCGGCCGCGACGTGCTGGCCCAGATCGTCCACGGGGCGAGGACCTCGGTGCTCATCGGTGTGTCCACGGTCGCGATCTCCTGTCTCTTCGGGGTCGTTCTCGGTGCCGTCGCCGGCTACTTCCGCGGCGGCGTCGACGCCGTACTGGCCCGGGTCTTCGACATCCTGCTGGCCTTTCCCGCGATCCTGCTGGCGATCGTGATCGCGGGCGCCTTCGAACGCAGCGTGCTGCTGGTGGTCGTCGCGCTCTCCGCGACCGGCTGGATCACCTTCGCCCGTGTCACCCGTGGTGTCGCGCTCTCCATCAGGGAACGGCCCTGGGTCGACGCCGCCCGGGTGCTGGGAGTGCCGGGCCGGACCATTCTCGCCCGGCACGTACTCCCGTTCACCGCGGGGCCGATCGTCGCCCTCGCCACGCTCGAATTCGCTCTGGTGGTGCTGGCGGAGGCGGGGCTCAGCTTCCTCGGTATCGGTCTGCCTCCCTCGACCGTGTCATGGGGGCAGACCATCGCGAACGGCAAGGAGCACCTCGACCCGCAGTGGTGGATCTCCACCCTGCCCGGCATCGCCCTGTCCCTCCTGATCATCAACGTCGGGATTCTCGGTGACCAGCTCACCGCCCGCTACCGGCGTGGCCGCACCGACTGA
- a CDS encoding ABC transporter permease, which produces MIVQRLLIGVFVMWGAASLIFLIVRAAPGDPATVLLGPDAEQSQIDQLRATLGLDRSLGAQYLGYLGDVSRLDFGESHRLGRPAMDAVLDRLPATVDLTLTATAIAVIVGLTLGMLAGGRPGGPLDRVVSACTIALQSFPTFWIGIMLVLVFALGLRLLPSSGVGTPQHLVLPAVTLSFPFIAIIARLTRTSVVETMREGYVQTARSKGLTERQVLLGHALRNSLIPVVTVVGVQVGALVGGAVIVENVFAWPGLGSLVVDAVANRDYAVVQGVTLLIAGIVVVLNLLADLLIAQLDPRIRTGAV; this is translated from the coding sequence ATGATCGTGCAACGGCTGCTCATCGGGGTCTTCGTCATGTGGGGCGCCGCCTCGCTGATCTTCCTCATCGTCCGCGCCGCGCCCGGCGACCCCGCGACGGTGCTGCTCGGTCCCGACGCCGAGCAGAGCCAGATCGACCAGCTGCGCGCGACGCTCGGACTCGACCGGTCGCTCGGCGCCCAGTACCTCGGCTACCTCGGCGATGTCTCCCGCCTCGACTTCGGTGAGTCGCACCGGCTCGGCAGGCCCGCCATGGACGCGGTCCTCGACCGGCTCCCCGCCACGGTCGACCTCACGCTGACGGCCACCGCCATCGCGGTGATCGTGGGGCTGACGCTCGGCATGCTGGCGGGCGGACGGCCGGGCGGTCCGCTCGACAGGGTGGTCTCGGCCTGCACCATCGCCCTCCAGTCGTTCCCCACGTTCTGGATCGGCATCATGCTGGTGCTGGTCTTCGCACTCGGCCTGCGCCTGCTGCCCAGTTCAGGGGTGGGCACGCCCCAGCACCTGGTGCTGCCGGCCGTCACCCTCTCGTTCCCGTTCATCGCGATCATCGCCAGGCTGACCCGGACCAGCGTTGTGGAGACGATGCGCGAGGGCTATGTCCAGACCGCCCGCTCCAAGGGACTGACAGAGCGTCAGGTGCTGCTCGGCCACGCCCTGCGCAACTCGCTGATCCCCGTCGTGACCGTGGTGGGCGTCCAGGTCGGCGCCCTGGTCGGTGGCGCGGTGATCGTCGAGAACGTCTTCGCCTGGCCCGGCCTCGGATCGCTCGTGGTGGACGCGGTGGCCAACCGCGACTACGCCGTCGTGCAGGGCGTCACCCTCCTGATCGCGGGCATCGTCGTCGTACTCAATCTGCTGGCCGACCTGCTCATCGCCCAGCTGGATCCGCGTATCCGGACGGGAGCCGTCTGA
- a CDS encoding phytanoyl-CoA dioxygenase family protein: MTVRTIPENTGSTLPPASAAGGLASRFDRDGYAVLPGALTPDEVTELRAETVRICRGERGAVEGALPPVAGESDDDTVRRFLCVHYPHKLSALMLDTMRHPAVVGPLTEVIGPDVKSMQSMLFVKSEGRPGQAWHQDEMFIPTRDRSLTAAWLALDDATVDNGCLWVLPGSHRPGVIYPNREHDDARYDCTVESYDFPYDESDAVPVEIAAGSVLLFNGYLLHKSLPNTGRRGFRRALVNHYMSASSLLPWAAPEVEQPMAQADFRDIVLVAGRDPYAYKGTAGIRTPRVRRDRSGGCDR, from the coding sequence ATGACCGTCCGCACGATTCCGGAGAACACGGGAAGCACGCTGCCGCCCGCCTCCGCCGCCGGCGGCCTCGCTTCCCGCTTCGACCGGGACGGTTACGCCGTACTGCCGGGCGCCCTGACGCCGGACGAGGTGACGGAGCTGCGGGCGGAGACCGTGCGGATCTGTCGCGGTGAACGGGGAGCCGTGGAGGGGGCGCTGCCGCCCGTCGCGGGCGAGAGCGACGACGACACCGTCCGCAGATTCCTGTGCGTGCACTATCCGCACAAGCTGTCGGCGCTCATGCTCGACACCATGCGCCATCCCGCGGTCGTCGGGCCGCTGACCGAAGTGATCGGGCCCGACGTCAAGTCGATGCAGTCGATGCTGTTCGTCAAGTCCGAGGGCAGGCCGGGCCAGGCGTGGCACCAGGACGAGATGTTCATCCCCACCCGGGACCGGTCGCTGACCGCCGCCTGGCTCGCCCTCGACGATGCCACCGTCGACAACGGGTGTCTGTGGGTCCTGCCGGGTTCGCACCGGCCGGGCGTCATCTACCCCAACCGCGAGCACGACGACGCGCGTTACGACTGCACGGTGGAGTCCTACGACTTTCCGTACGACGAGTCCGACGCCGTACCTGTCGAGATCGCCGCCGGATCGGTGCTGCTCTTCAACGGCTATCTGCTGCACAAGTCGCTGCCCAACACAGGCCGGCGGGGCTTCCGGCGGGCCCTGGTCAACCACTACATGAGCGCCTCGTCCCTGCTCCCCTGGGCGGCCCCCGAGGTCGAACAGCCCATGGCCCAGGCCGACTTCAGGGACATCGTGCTGGTCGCGGGCCGCGACCCGTACGCCTACAAGGGCACCGCCGGCATCCGTACGCCCCGGGTGCGGCGCGACCGGTCCGGGGGCTGCGACAGGTGA
- a CDS encoding AraC family transcriptional regulator — protein sequence MTDGGEPVPPLAPTLMARLGPAVADYPPGSAFGPRDAGSYEFVWLLHGSARWVCGDLTVPLAPSALLLVRPGMRDTFHWDTHRPTRHAYTHFRLRPGVPGDEAPDDTDWPIVRDLSGRGDPMAALCQYLLTLGATRPPAWERHAEETLRLLLLTFVHGPGTRAGAHTLPEPLVAMMGAVRAHWSDGVARPLALARLARAAGVSESTLCRICRRQLGVSPVEGLERLRLARAEPLLWLSNLSLGAIAVQCGFADAYHFSRRFRAVYGMAPSAFREVPPESAPPSPLSNGALSALQALVPPSQSGQ from the coding sequence ATGACGGACGGAGGGGAACCCGTCCCGCCCCTCGCGCCCACGCTGATGGCGCGGCTCGGTCCTGCGGTCGCCGACTACCCGCCGGGCTCGGCCTTCGGGCCGAGGGACGCGGGTTCGTACGAGTTCGTCTGGCTGCTGCACGGCAGTGCCCGCTGGGTCTGCGGCGATCTGACCGTGCCGCTGGCGCCGAGCGCGCTGCTGCTCGTACGGCCCGGTATGCGCGACACGTTCCACTGGGACACCCACCGGCCCACCCGGCACGCCTACACGCACTTCCGGCTGCGCCCCGGTGTACCGGGCGACGAGGCCCCCGACGACACCGACTGGCCGATCGTCCGGGATCTGTCGGGGCGGGGCGACCCGATGGCCGCGCTCTGCCAGTACCTCCTGACACTCGGCGCGACACGCCCGCCGGCCTGGGAGCGGCACGCCGAGGAGACCCTGCGGCTGCTGCTCCTCACCTTCGTGCACGGCCCCGGCACCAGGGCCGGCGCGCACACGCTCCCCGAACCGCTGGTCGCCATGATGGGCGCGGTCCGCGCCCACTGGTCGGACGGCGTCGCCCGGCCGCTCGCCCTCGCGCGACTGGCGCGCGCCGCCGGGGTCTCGGAGAGCACGTTGTGCCGTATCTGCCGACGGCAGCTCGGCGTGAGCCCCGTGGAAGGGCTCGAACGGCTCCGGCTGGCGAGGGCCGAGCCGCTGCTGTGGCTGAGCAACCTCTCGCTGGGCGCCATAGCCGTGCAGTGCGGCTTCGCCGACGCGTACCACTTCTCGCGCCGGTTCCGCGCGGTCTACGGAATGGCCCCGAGCGCCTTCCGCGAGGTCCCGCCCGAGTCGGCGCCACCGTCCCCGCTCTCGAACGGCGCGCTGTCCGCGCTCCAGGCACTGGTGCCGCCCTCGCAGTCGGGTCAGTGA
- a CDS encoding nuclear transport factor 2 family protein: MSHNSPASTVGSATAGSPGDATRAVVREFLTARAAGDTERLVALFADEVDWLLAENPVVPWIRPRFTGAECAAQFGELMEYVVPEDARATVDALMVDGKDAMLTGHLAGTVRATGKSFEGPFALRLTIEDGRIIRHHLYENSLSIAEACTV, translated from the coding sequence ATGTCCCACAACTCCCCTGCCAGCACGGTGGGTTCAGCCACGGCGGGTTCTCCCGGAGACGCGACGCGGGCCGTCGTACGGGAGTTCCTCACCGCGCGGGCGGCGGGAGACACCGAACGGCTCGTCGCGCTCTTCGCCGACGAGGTCGACTGGCTGCTCGCCGAGAACCCCGTGGTCCCGTGGATCCGTCCACGGTTCACCGGCGCCGAATGCGCGGCCCAGTTCGGTGAGTTGATGGAGTACGTCGTGCCCGAGGACGCGCGCGCCACCGTCGACGCCCTCATGGTCGACGGCAAGGACGCGATGCTGACCGGGCACTTGGCGGGGACCGTACGCGCGACGGGAAAGTCCTTCGAGGGGCCGTTCGCGCTGCGCCTGACCATCGAGGACGGCCGGATCATCCGCCATCACCTCTACGAGAACAGCCTGTCGATCGCCGAGGCCTGCACGGTGTGA
- a CDS encoding RNHCP domain-containing protein, which produces MSRDNTSRHRRSGSRNTSRQARGEARAESFRCLQCGLDVSMSAMGTDHRNHCPNCLWSRHLDDTPGDRQADCGARMEPLAISVRGDGEWVLVHRCTRCAVIHANRTAGDDNVLPLTRLAVRPLAQPPFPFERLSSL; this is translated from the coding sequence ATGTCCCGTGACAACACGTCGCGTCACAGAAGATCCGGATCCCGCAACACCTCACGGCAGGCACGCGGCGAAGCGCGTGCCGAGTCCTTCCGGTGTCTGCAGTGCGGGCTCGACGTATCGATGAGCGCGATGGGTACCGACCATCGCAACCACTGCCCGAACTGCCTGTGGAGCCGACATCTCGACGACACCCCCGGCGACCGGCAGGCCGACTGCGGTGCGCGGATGGAACCGCTCGCCATCTCCGTGCGAGGTGACGGCGAGTGGGTTCTCGTCCATCGCTGCACGAGGTGCGCGGTGATACACGCCAATCGCACGGCGGGCGACGACAACGTACTCCCGCTGACCCGCCTCGCCGTGCGCCCGCTGGCCCAACCACCGTTCCCCTTCGAACGGTTGAGCAGTCTCTAG
- a CDS encoding APC family permease: MSGTHGNTSNAKSRRSAAVPGTTPLRALDAQQLDVLRGVGREWRRVSAGPDVWRRALPVDPDLGALPTPAQITPARFGRVVPVAPFGPTVLGTSQPRPAPARPAEEGPPATVDRPRGLYRVRRLLLGPALASTAIARERMRKLVALPVLSADALSSVAYGPEAMLAVLVLAGTAGIGYSIPIAATIVFLMLAIGLSYRQTIRAYPHGGGSYIVASDNLGRVPGLVAAAGLMTDYILTVAVSIAAGVAAITSALPSLAASSVLIGVAAIAVLLACNLRGIRQAGAIFAAPTYAFVIAMVALVAVGLADAGGRGFDPVPHPPVNATEGLGILLVMRAFASGATAMTGIEAISNAVPAFKPVEWRNARTTLTWMIGLLVTLFSGIIALVHFDGILPRSGETVLSQLAHSNYGSGPIYVYTQAATAAVLLLAANTAFNDFPRVLSLLARDDHAPRLFARMGDRLAFSNGIILLSVAAGLVYVAFDGRTASLIPLYAVGVFLAFSLSQAGMVVHWWRLRDRHWRKSLVFNATGGVLSAIVLITAGITKFTEGAWVALVAVALFLFATTRIRRHYDTVAAALRLQLHAIEIPRRTIAPRVPAPAEGVEGSPDLPGSADSSHPSHPSESADSTDGREVRDPEAFRAAGDEAGDEAGKSEETEEVPEEVRHLSLVPIETLDRAGMRALAYAASLEQPVLVVHVSTGVREAETFREHWRLWGDHLPLQELVSPYRAVIAPLVNYIEALHHQRPDLTLTVILPEVVMRQRRYSALHGRTAPRLRRALRPLRKIVVTSVPFHV, encoded by the coding sequence ATGTCGGGCACTCACGGTAATACCTCGAACGCGAAGAGCAGGCGGAGTGCGGCGGTGCCTGGCACCACCCCCCTCCGGGCACTCGACGCGCAGCAGTTGGACGTGCTGCGCGGCGTGGGACGTGAGTGGCGGCGGGTGTCGGCGGGCCCCGACGTATGGCGGCGGGCGCTGCCGGTGGACCCGGACCTGGGTGCTCTCCCCACACCGGCCCAGATCACGCCGGCCCGCTTCGGCCGGGTGGTCCCGGTCGCCCCCTTCGGCCCCACGGTGCTGGGCACCTCGCAGCCCCGCCCGGCGCCCGCCCGCCCGGCGGAGGAGGGCCCGCCGGCCACCGTCGACCGCCCCCGGGGCCTGTACCGGGTACGGCGTCTGCTGCTGGGCCCCGCGCTGGCGAGCACGGCCATCGCCCGCGAGCGCATGCGCAAGCTGGTCGCCCTGCCCGTCCTGTCCGCCGACGCGCTCTCCTCCGTCGCGTACGGGCCCGAGGCGATGCTCGCCGTCCTCGTCCTCGCCGGCACCGCCGGCATCGGCTACTCGATCCCCATCGCGGCCACCATCGTCTTCCTGATGCTGGCCATCGGACTCTCGTACCGCCAGACCATCCGTGCCTATCCTCACGGCGGCGGCTCGTACATCGTCGCGAGCGACAACCTGGGGCGCGTTCCGGGACTCGTCGCCGCCGCCGGGCTGATGACCGACTACATCCTGACCGTCGCGGTCTCCATCGCCGCCGGTGTCGCCGCGATCACCTCCGCCCTGCCGTCTCTGGCCGCCTCCTCCGTACTGATCGGCGTCGCCGCCATCGCCGTCCTTCTCGCCTGCAACCTGCGCGGGATCCGGCAGGCCGGCGCCATCTTCGCCGCGCCGACCTACGCCTTCGTGATCGCGATGGTGGCGCTGGTCGCCGTCGGCCTCGCCGACGCGGGCGGCCGGGGCTTCGACCCGGTGCCGCATCCGCCCGTCAACGCCACCGAAGGGCTCGGCATCCTGCTCGTGATGCGGGCCTTCGCGTCCGGCGCGACGGCGATGACCGGTATCGAGGCGATCTCGAACGCGGTCCCCGCGTTCAAGCCCGTCGAGTGGCGCAACGCGCGCACGACGCTGACGTGGATGATCGGACTGCTCGTCACCCTGTTCTCGGGCATCATCGCCCTCGTCCACTTCGACGGGATCCTGCCCCGCTCCGGCGAGACGGTGCTGTCCCAACTCGCCCACAGCAACTACGGTTCGGGCCCGATATACGTCTACACGCAGGCCGCCACCGCCGCCGTGCTGCTCCTCGCGGCCAACACCGCGTTCAACGACTTCCCGCGCGTCCTGTCCCTGCTCGCCCGCGACGACCACGCGCCCCGCCTCTTCGCGCGGATGGGCGACCGGCTCGCCTTCAGCAACGGCATCATCCTGCTGTCGGTCGCGGCGGGGCTGGTGTACGTGGCGTTCGACGGCCGCACCGCCTCACTCATCCCGCTGTACGCGGTCGGCGTCTTCCTCGCGTTCTCCCTGTCGCAGGCCGGAATGGTGGTCCACTGGTGGCGTCTGAGGGACCGTCACTGGCGCAAGAGCCTGGTGTTCAACGCGACCGGCGGGGTTCTCTCCGCGATCGTCCTCATCACGGCGGGCATCACCAAGTTCACCGAAGGCGCCTGGGTCGCGCTCGTGGCGGTCGCGCTGTTCCTCTTCGCCACGACACGCATCCGCCGTCACTACGACACCGTGGCGGCGGCGCTGCGGCTCCAACTGCACGCGATCGAGATCCCGCGCAGGACCATCGCGCCTCGGGTACCCGCGCCGGCCGAGGGCGTCGAGGGCTCGCCCGACCTGCCCGGCTCCGCCGACTCGTCCCACCCGTCCCACCCGTCCGAATCGGCGGATTCGACTGACGGGCGCGAGGTACGGGACCCGGAGGCGTTCCGTGCGGCGGGGGATGAGGCTGGGGATGAGGCGGGGAAGTCGGAGGAGACCGAGGAGGTGCCCGAGGAGGTCCGGCATCTCTCCCTCGTACCGATCGAGACGCTGGACCGCGCCGGTATGCGCGCGCTCGCGTACGCCGCCTCGCTGGAGCAGCCGGTGCTTGTCGTGCATGTCAGCACAGGCGTACGAGAGGCCGAAACCTTCCGTGAGCACTGGCGGTTGTGGGGCGACCATCTGCCCCTCCAGGAACTCGTCTCCCCGTACCGTGCGGTCATCGCGCCCCTGGTCAACTACATCGAAGCCCTGCACCACCAGCGGCCCGACCTCACCCTGACCGTGATCCTCCCGGAGGTCGTCATGCGCCAACGGCGCTACAGCGCCCTGCACGGCCGGACGGCCCCGCGCCTGCGCCGGGCGCTGCGTCCCCTGCGCAAGATCGTCGTCACCTCGGTGCCCTTTCACGTCTGA